One stretch of Bosea vaviloviae DNA includes these proteins:
- a CDS encoding dipeptidase, producing the protein MALAEAPVQDNAYVAALALLDRAPMIDGHNDLPYVIRLDRNAKGDVAAYDLAKVHPEVDTDIPRMRAGKLAGQFFAAYVPPNHPKPAGFALAQIALMRDILKRHSDAFRPGLSAADVAAAKAEGRIALFMTIENGSALDNELDALDAYYDLGVRLMTLCHNGTHDWCDSATDAPKHNGLSAFGKEVIARMNKLGMVVDLAHVSPKVMHDTLDVTSAPVVWSHSNAFSLCDHPRNVPDDVLDRVAGNGGVVMATFVPDFINQAARDWHRPVKDQYGKTPEGLDYAKAEQEIERKAGPRPKATLPQYCDHLDYLAKRIGHDHIGVGSDFFGWVNPDGLEDTSVFPSLIAELIRRGWSEDNLEKLAGGNTLRVMRAVEKAAA; encoded by the coding sequence ATGGCCCTCGCCGAAGCCCCCGTTCAGGACAATGCCTACGTCGCCGCGCTCGCACTGCTCGACCGCGCGCCGATGATCGACGGCCATAACGACCTGCCCTATGTCATCAGGCTCGATCGCAACGCCAAGGGCGATGTCGCGGCCTATGATCTCGCCAAGGTGCATCCCGAGGTCGACACCGACATTCCGCGCATGCGGGCCGGCAAGCTCGCCGGGCAGTTCTTCGCGGCCTATGTGCCACCGAACCACCCCAAGCCCGCCGGCTTCGCGCTCGCCCAGATCGCGCTGATGCGCGACATCCTGAAGCGTCATTCGGACGCCTTCCGCCCCGGCCTCTCGGCCGCCGATGTCGCTGCAGCCAAAGCCGAGGGCAGGATCGCGCTGTTCATGACGATCGAGAACGGCTCGGCGCTCGACAACGAGCTCGATGCGCTCGACGCCTATTACGATCTCGGCGTCCGGCTGATGACGCTTTGCCACAACGGCACGCATGATTGGTGCGATTCCGCGACTGACGCCCCCAAGCACAACGGCCTCAGCGCCTTCGGCAAGGAGGTCATCGCGCGCATGAACAAGCTCGGCATGGTCGTCGACCTCGCCCATGTCTCGCCCAAGGTGATGCACGACACGCTCGACGTCACAAGCGCACCGGTCGTCTGGTCGCATTCCAACGCGTTTTCGCTCTGCGACCACCCGCGCAACGTCCCCGATGACGTGCTCGACCGCGTCGCCGGCAATGGCGGCGTTGTGATGGCGACCTTCGTGCCCGATTTCATCAACCAGGCCGCGCGCGACTGGCACCGCCCGGTCAAGGACCAGTACGGCAAGACGCCCGAAGGGCTCGATTACGCCAAGGCGGAGCAGGAGATCGAGCGCAAGGCCGGGCCGCGCCCGAAGGCGACGCTGCCGCAATATTGCGACCATCTCGACTACCTCGCCAAGCGCATCGGCCACGACCATATCGGCGTCGGCTCGGACTTTTTCGGCTGGGTCAATCCCGATGGACTCGAGGACACCTCGGTCTTCCCCTCGCTGATCGCGGAACTGATCCGGCGCGGCTGGTCGGAAGACAACCTCGAAAAGCTTGCCGG